In Bradyrhizobium sp. 195, the sequence GGCATAGACGCGGTCGGTGCCGGTAACCACCTGCCGCATCTTGTCCTGCTCGGCGGGGCCGAGCGCCGCCGCAGCGGAGAGATCGAGAAACGGTTGCGTGCTCAGCCAGATGCCCTTCTCAGCCATCAGCCTCGCGCTCGCCTCGTCCATGAGATGACCGTGCTCGATACATCGGACGCCGGCTGCGATCGAGCGCTGGATCGCAACCGGCGTGTAGGCGTGGGTCGCGACATAAGTCCCCCAATTGTCGGCAGCTTCGACGGCGGCGCGCAACTCCGGCTCGGTGAAGGTGGAGACATCGAGCGGGCTGAACGGCGAAGCGACGCCGCCGCCCGCAGTGAGCTTGACCTGCGAAGCGCCCTGCATGAGCTGCTCGCGCGCGCGCACCCGGACCTCGTCGGGACTGTCGGCGACCATGCTGCCGCCGATCCGTTCCATGCGGCTGAGCATCCCACCGATCGTGCGCGGCAGGTCCGAAAGCTGGCGGAAGTCGCCATGACCGCTGGTGATGGTGATCATCGCGCCGGATGGATAGATGCGGGGACCGGCGACGAGGTCCTCGTCGATGGCCTGCTTGAGGCCGAAGCTCGGCCCTCCCATGTCGCGCACGGTGGTGAAGCCACGCATCAGCGTCGCGGTCGCTTCGCTGGCGGCGAGCAGATTGTTGTATCCGACATCCCCCGCAAGCACGGCCATCGGTGTGGGCCGCACCAGCATCGCATGCCAATGCGCGTCGATCAGGCCGGGCATCAGCACGCGGCCGCCGCCGTCGATTATTTGAGCG encodes:
- a CDS encoding metal-dependent hydrolase family protein, translated to MARALNDEQETACVSTGRRPGPETVGLLVDEAPRRFQSNRGGTNSQVCFAPAAYRVGCSLRRTAQRGLLRAAAVLGLASAILGLPSPSSAQQESTVLFRNVRIFDGKGGSLSAPSSVLVRNKIIEKISAGEMTASAQIIDGGGRVLMPGLIDAHWHAMLVRPTPMAVLAGDVGYNNLLAASEATATLMRGFTTVRDMGGPSFGLKQAIDEDLVAGPRIYPSGAMITITSGHGDFRQLSDLPRTIGGMLSRMERIGGSMVADSPDEVRVRAREQLMQGASQVKLTAGGGVASPFSPLDVSTFTEPELRAAVEAADNWGTYVATHAYTPVAIQRSIAAGVRCIEHGHLMDEASARLMAEKGIWLSTQPFLDLSAAAALGPAEQDKMRQVVTGTDRVYALVKKYGIKTAFGTDILFSKALADTQGAMLAALTRWYTPAEALTMATSANAELLSLSGARNPYPGRLGVVEEGALADLLLIDGNPLDNIRVVEDPAKNFVVIMKNGRIYKNTLAH